From a single Carassius gibelio isolate Cgi1373 ecotype wild population from Czech Republic chromosome A18, carGib1.2-hapl.c, whole genome shotgun sequence genomic region:
- the LOC127933824 gene encoding neuroblast differentiation-associated protein AHNAK-like isoform X2, with protein MEEPLKTDSKNEMEKKTHLSELVEVVVETQAEVGASGYSVVGGGEQGIFIKEVLKDSPAAKHLSLQKGDQLLSARVYFDNVKYEDALKILQCAEPYKVSFFLKRTVPGSEVSIHPSAQNLEPRGPKVKMQKMSVKSVKPFKTKKMRGGRFGLKRLKENKKTRAREEMDVEGLPGRSDLSSVDVEFVFPKFKTRKGGNATADGSGNLERVITKKKRKIRFPKMKAMDATVGEGNINVDVSTHEASRAKLKDKTKGPKFGMNFPKIKKSKIDVQSSNDNFEVKALEGKFKPPLAERDFNMPQSKAETNVPNLEVSFKGKGEGTEIKMLKINPDVSDTIGTVPKFKLPKARLSCHSDEIDGETRKETDTSENKLKMLKIDIKAPTMDLDLDLPKSKGTAEFKDGEVPDCNVKGTKINIAKPDTSLPVLNLHAKQKFGDAIDGSMVKEQKISLPKPDIAVPKIETSDLPTLDVSLPKMTEKNIDTEGHASTGVRYEMTKLDISLPKVTSPEGEVIVEEPGAKGGTFHKPNISISLPKGKGEAKVDGHSEKGPNVKMPQIDISLPEMKLPQGKIDIEGPEVDISLPKEMLELGADDKGHFGKGEKIKMFKVDVSLPNVKSPEHAIDEGPNIKAGKLSMPSTEISLPKGKTEGNIEIGVPSGKGGQFKKPHLDVSIAKMKLSTGAINTEDPEVKGEKFQMPPTDISLPKGKIEISVEVEGHSGKANMPKIDLNMSLPESKLDSLSPDKGKFSTPGADISLPKGITDEHINLEVEKGDKCQIPESDISLPKLKSGVVFDVKRFNRKFHMPATDISLPHKIDERDVNVEPSGKCGKIELPKVDISLPAVKASGIEISSPKMKSPQGDISIEGPDSNMPSADISFPKVTDKGDVHLRRHSGKIGKPDIPNLDISSPKSKSTKGELSVEGPEFKGGELNIHSYNISSAEVKTEGDICLEGKTKKGTKFHMPKWNIILPQIKSAGTEINSEGPELKGGKIDMPDVDISLPQGKVKGDGKVNDRKGGKFHFLQIDLSLPKIKKRSVEVNIEGPDLKGCKVHTPSLDISLPKNKTEKNTDIEGHCGTGITFEKKDVSLPKVKATEGGNGAEAPQIQGGKLDMPSTEMSFPKGQGKGNIDLDGIKTILPKCVISSPTIKSSDGEINIDIKDGKFQMPSIDISLSGGGAGGDVDVEGHTGKGGKFEIRTFDVSLPKSKPSGGEINTEDPKTKGGKIHMPSIDTSLPAGGTGGDVDVEGHAVKEKKIEIPTFHVSWPKLKLSGGEITTEDPDIKGGKINMPSIDVSLPAGVAVEDVDIEGHAGKERKLEMPKLDVSLPKLKPSGCEINTEGPDIKGGRIHMTSIDTSQPAGGAGADVDVEGHAGKGKKIEMPKCHVSLPKSKPSGGEIDTEDPKIKGGKINMPSIDTSLPAGGTGGDVDVEVHATKVKKFEMPKFHVSWPKSKPSGGEINTEDPDIKGGKINMPSIDVSLPAGGKGGDLDVEGRAGKGKKFEMPKFHVSWPKSKPSGCEINTEGPDIKGGKINKPSIDTSLPAGVAGGDVDVEGHAGKVGKLEIPTFDVSLPKLKPSGGEITEGPEIKGGKIHMSSIDTSLTGEGAGGDTDVEGHPGKGRTLKMPKLDVSLAKLKPSGGEINVEGPDIKGGKIHMPSIDTSLPGAKEGELDLGDDTKNGLRFQIATVSVPKMKLTDHELIVGSEKKSIDSSVPELTHDSDIATKATGVKIRDLNVPEVTLGGNIKLPSVKIPTVDISDPKVDLDFTLPKGKGSDRENIELLKAEEGRPSSGADVSMKMPKISLPKFGRKLKSGDKLELDSPDLSIDLDLERTSPSVETSKRDTEIIGTDAEIKIKAGAGEITKPEISRVEGPDIKVKSKLKFPKFKTPTPKAKLKDAEMDMPGFLGNKGKVRMPEVEISLPKANIPESEVLFPKTEVDVSEADIRGYEGSLKIPKMPTIDISVPKVDLDVSLPRLKLNETVDSSDLHINSSRGTVNFPHVKIPKVDISLPHGKTGDTDNHEVEIGRKGKIRMPEGEISLPDAKHDTSNADTEIRGKMQKMSVPSLDISLPHGKTIKNDGPDIEFGVKMADITVPKIDVLLPQRSKDESHAPDLELEGGKLKMPATDISLPKIKSKDVVPELQPDLGKGKVMIPGIKLPTIDDSFPHGKTEDTGDLELGVCGKEGKFKVPDIPKVDVSSQGQPESAEKTEVRRQGGNFQLPTITIPKVDISLPNGKSDDPQASGSVEVEEGQCKIPGIKIPQVAISLPETRTGEIDTKEGESGGGHGKFTVPNVEIPNLDTKISSDATMSDPSTDAQLKVSHKEGKMLRMPNVDLELDLGLSREGKKNKKKNELPDLEPAAPKEKIKGPKVKGSKFYIGMPKLKVSRLETNINKSRKTDTKFLKGGTDANLKADLQAPKIPELDFDIETAQADTNNSEEDKKQTGKGKIPKFGIPLPSLSSPEANIRSSQEKGHSVNTDSEAECESPHMPKVKKAVFVMVNPQMENTASIGGEASAEIADEKLKQPKIKMKPSFGKSRSNDKEKAIYYKDEVETEGKSKTGKFKLPKVTFSSGQRGSLDVTPSGSDDGTNPSLNGDKDEKSMFGKLKMPKVEFFSPYSKDASEEEEMETSLKLRKEALGESKESNESKTISGTMSFPGLRKKTEKDEEVRNISTIVSSKARTEMLAEREGSESPVPTVSAEFVSVTKSEEREETTWFKVPKVTLSPHSTGIHNITPESSPKGSKSSLPCSSEEASGGFYVKMPSVEFLTREMPSEPLITKTEGTLTVVTKTTKYTETKSTSLKQ; from the exons ATGGAGGAACCCCTCAAGACAGACAGTAAGAATGAG ATGGAGAAGAAAACCCATTTGTCAGAGCTTGTGGAAGTGGTTGTTGAAACACAGGCTGAGGTTGGAGCTAGTGGGTACAGTGTTGTGGGTGGAGGGGAGCAAGGCATCTTCATCAAAGAGGTTTTGAAAGACTCCCCAGCAGCAAAGCACCTCAGTCTACAGAAAG GAGATCAACTTCTAAGTGCCAGGGTGTATTTTGATAACGTGAAATATGAGGACGCATTAAAAATTCTTCAGTGTGCAGAACCCTACAAAGTGTCCTTCTTTTTGAAGAGGACTGTGCCAGGAAGTGAAGTCAGCATACATCCAAGTGCACAAAATCTTGAGCCCAGAGGACCTAAGGTCAAGATGCAAAAAATG AGCGTCAAAAGCGTGAAACCGTTCAAAACCAAGAAAATGAGAGGAGGAAGATTTGGATTGAAAAGACTgaaagagaacaaaaaaacaagagcacGGGAAGAGATGGATGTTGAGGGCTTACCTGGTAGATCAGACCTCAGTTCTGTTGATGTTGAGTTTGTATTCCCAAAGTTCAAGACGAGGAAAGGTGGGAATGCCACTGCAGATGGATCAGGAAATCTGGAAAGAGTTATCActaagaagaagaggaagatcaGATTTCCAAAGATGAAGGCCATGGATGCAACTGTGGGTGAAGGGAATATCAACGTAGATGTTTCAACACATGAGGCCTCTAGAGCAAAGCTGAAGGACAAGACGAAAGGTCCAAAATTTGGAATGAATTTCCCTAAAATTAAAAAGTCAAAGATAGATGTACAATCTTCAAATGACAATTTTGAGGTGAAAGCACTAGAAGGCAAATTTAAGCCTCCATTAGCAGAGCGTGATTTCAACATGCCTCAGAGCAAAGCTGAAACTAATGTTCCTAATCTTGAGGTTAGTTTTAAAGGTAAAGGAGAGGGTACTGAGATAAAAATGCTGAAGATAAATCCGGATGTCTCGGATACAATTGGGACTGTTCCAAAGTTTAAGCTGCCAAAGGCAAGACTTTCTTGTCATTCAGATGAAATTGATGGAGAGACAAGGAAAGAAACTGATACATctgaaaataaacttaaaatgctCAAGATTGACATCAAAGCACCAACTATGGATTTAGACTTAGATCTCCCAAAGTCTAAGGGCACGGCTGAATTCAAAGATGGTGAAGTTCCTGATTGCAATGTAAAAGGAACAAAAATCAACATAGCCAAGCCTGACACATCATTACCAGTGCTAAACCTTCATGCAAAACAAAAATTTGGAGATGCCATTGATGGATCCATGGTCAAAGAGCAAAAGATTTCTCTCCCCAAACCTGACATTGCAGTGCCCAAGATAGAAACGTCAGATCTTCCTACATTAGACGTGTCATTACCAAAGATGACTGAAAAAAACATTGATACTGAGGGACATGCAAGTACTGGGGTAAGAtatgaaatgacaaaattagACATCTCGCTTCCAAAAGTAACATCCCCTGAGGGTGAAGTCATAGTTGAAGAACCTGGAGCAAAAGGTGGAACATTTCACAAACCAAATATCAGCATTTCGTTACCAAAAGGTAAAGGTGAAGCAAAGGTGGATGGTCATTCTGAGAAAGGACCAAATGTGAAAATGCCACAAATAGACATTTCCCTCCCCGAAATGAAATTACCACAAGGTAAAATTGATATAGAAGGGCCTGAGGTTGACATTTCCTTGCCAAAAGAAATGCTAGAGTTAGGTGCAGATGATAAGGGCCACTTTGGAAAAGGGGAaaagattaaaatgtttaaagtagATGTCTCACTACCTAATGTAAAATCACCTGAGCATGCCATTGATGAGGGGCCTAATATAAAAGCAGGAAAACTGAGTATGCCATCAACTGAAATTTCACTTCCTAAAGGTAAAACTGAGGGAAATATTGAGATTGGAGTCCCATCTGGGAAAGGAGGCCAATTTAAAAAGCCACATCTAGATGTCTCgattgcaaaaatgaaattatccACAGGTGCAATCAATACTGAGGATCCAGAGGTCAAAGGTGAGAAATTCCAAATGCCACCCACTGATATATCATTACCAAAAGGAAAAATAGAGATCAGTGTTGAGGTCGAGGGTCATTCTGGAAAAGCAAACATGCCCAAAATTGATCTAAATATGTCACTGCCAGAAAGTAAACTTGATTCTTTGAGTCCTGATAAAGGGAAGTTTAGCACCCCCGGAGCTGATATTTCATTACCAAAAGGAATAACAGATGAACACATTAATCTTGAGGTTGAGAAGGGAGATAAGTGTCAGATTCCTGAATCTGATATAAGTCTACCTAAACTCAAATCAGGAGTTGTTTTTGATGTTAAAAGATTCAATAGGAAGTTCCACATGCCAGCAACTGATATTTCCTTGCCACATAAAATAGACGAAAGAGATGTTAATGTGGAACCCTCTGGTAAATGTGGAAAGATTGAATTGCCAAAGGTTGATATCTCTCTGCCTGCAGTGAAAGCTTCTGGTATTGAGATTTCCTCACCAAAAATGAAGTCACCACAAGGTGACATCAGTATTGAAGGGCCTGACAGCAACATGCCATCCGCTGATATATCATTTCCAAAAGTAACTGACAAAGGTGATGTACATCTCAGAAGACATTCAGGAAAAATAGGAAAGCCTGATATTCCAAACCTGGATATTTCCTCACCAAAATCTAAATCAACCAAGGGGGAACTCAGTGTGGAAGGACCTGAATTCAAAGGTGGTGAGTTAAATATACATTCTTATAATATCTCCTCAGCAGAGGTTAAAACAGAGGGTGATATTTGTCTGGAGGGAAAAACCAAAAAGGGCACAAAATTTCACATGCCAAAATGGAACATCATTTTACCACAAATAAAATCAGCAGGGACTGAAATAAATAGTGAAGGACCTGAATTGAAGGGTGGGAAGATAGATATGCCAGATGTTGACATTTCTCTTCCACAAGGAAAAGTAAAGGGAGATGGTAAAGTTAATGACAGAAAGGGGGGCAAGTTTCATTTTCTTCAAATTGATTTGTCACTtccaaagattaaaaaaagatcTGTGGAAGTCAATATAGAAGGACCTGATCTAAAAGGATGCAAAGTTCACACACCTTCCCTTGATATTTCTTtgcctaaaaataaaactgagaagAACACTGATATAGAAGGCCATTGTGGAACAGGTATAACATTTGAAAAGAAAGATGTTTCACTGCCAAAAGTAAAAGCTACAGAAGGAGGAAATGGAGCTGAAGCTCCACAGATCCAAGGAGGAAAGTTAGATATGCCATCAACTGAAATGTCCTTTCCAAAAGGGCAGGGGAAAGGAAACATTGATCTTGATGGCATAAAAACAATTTTGCCTAAATGTGTTATTAGCTCACCTACGATTAAATCTTCAGATGGAGAAATCAATATTGATATCAAGGATGGAAAGTTTCAAATGCCTTCTATTGATATCTCTCTGTcaggaggaggagcaggaggagatGTAGATGTTGAAGGGCATACAGGAAAAGGAGGAAAATTTGAAATACGAACATTTGATGTTTCCTTGCCTAAATCAAAACCATCAGGAGGTGAAATCAACACTGAAGATCCCAAAACCAAGGGTGGAAAGATTCACATGCCCTCTATAGATACATCTCTGCCTGCAGGAGGCACAGGAGGAGATGTAGATGTTGAAGGACATgcagtaaaagaaaagaaaattgagATTCCTACATTTCATGTTTCTTGGCCTAAATTAAAACTATCAGGAGGTGAAATCACCACTGAAGATCCCGATATTAAGGGTGGAAAGATTAACATGCCCTCTATTGATGTCTCTCTGCCTGCAGGAGTCGCAGTAGAAGATGTAGACATTGAAGGACAtgcaggaaaagaaagaaaacttgaGATGCCTAAATTAGATGTTTCTTTGCCTAAATTAAAACCATCAGGATGTGAAATCAACACTGAAGGTCCTGATATCAAGGGTGGAAGGATTCACATGACCTCTATAGATACATCTCAGCCTGCAGGAGGCGCAGGAGCAGATGTAGATGTTGAAGGACATGcaggaaaaggaaagaaaatcgAGATGCCTAAATGTCATGTTTCCTTGCCTAAATCAAAACCATCAGGAGGTGAAATCGACACTGAAGATCCCAAAATCAAGGGTGGAAAGATTAACATGCCCTCTATAGATACATCTCTGCCTGCAGGAGGCACAGGAGGAGATGTAGATGTTGAAGTACATGCAACAAAAGTAAAGAAATTTGAGATGCCTAAATTTCATGTTTCTTGGCCTAAATCAAAACCATCAGGAGGAGAAATCAATACTGAAGATCCCGATATTAAGGGTGGAAAGATTAACATGCCCTCTATTGATGTCTCTCTGCCTGCAGGAGGCAAAGGAGGGGATTTAGATGTTGAAGGACGTGCAGGAAAAGGAAAGAAATTTGAGATGCCTAAATTTCATGTTTCTTGGCCTAAATCAAAACCATCAGGATGTGAAATCAACACTGAAGGTCCTGATATCAAGGGTGGAAAGATTAACAAGCCCTCTATAGATACATCTCTGCCTGCAGGAGTCGCAGGAGGAGATGTAGATGTTGAAGGACATGCAGGAAAAGTAGGAAAATTAGAAATACCAACATTTGACGTTTCTTTGCCAAAATTAAAACCATCAGGAGGGGAAATCACTGAAG GTCCCGAAATCAAGGGTGGAAAGATCCACATGTCCTCTATAGATACATCTCTGACAGGAGAAGGAGCAGGAGGAGATACAGATGTTGAAGGACATCCAGGAAAAGGAAGAACACTTAAAATGCCTAAATTGGATGTTTCCTTGGCTAAATTAAAACCATCAGGAGGTGAAATAAATGTTGAAGGTCCCGATATCAAGGGTGGAAAGATTCACATGCCCTCTATAGATACATCTCTGCCTGGAGCCAAAGAAGGAGAACTTGATCTGGGTGATGACACTAAAAATGGTTTAAGATTTCAGATTGCCACTGTCTCTGTCCCTAAAATGAAACTAACAGATCATGAACTAATAGTTGGGTCAGAAAAGAAATCCATAGATAGTTCAGTTCCTGAACTGACTCATGATTCTGATATAGCGACCAAAGCTACTGGTGTCAAAATTAGAGATCTAAATGTCCCTGAAGTAACTTTAGGTGGGAACATCAAGCTGCCAAGTGTGAAGATACCAACTGTTGACATATCTGATCCTAAAGTTGACCTGGACTTTACTCTTCCAAAGGGAAAGGGCAGTGACAGAGAAAACATTGAACTTCTTAAGGCGGAGGAGGGAAGGCCATCATCTGGGGCAGACGTCTCTATGAAAATGCCCAAAATATCACTTCCTAAATTTGGCAGAAAATTGAAAAGTGGAGACAAACTAGAACTAGACAGTCCTGACTTATCAATAGATTTGGACTTGGAAAGAACATCACCATCAGTGGAAACATCTAAGAGGGATACTGAAATAATTGGTACTGATGCTGAAATTAAGATAAAAGCAGGCGCTGGAGAAATTACAAAACCAGAAATCAGTAGAGTAGAGGGTCCTGATATTAAGGTCAAATCCAAGCTCAAATTTCCCAAATTCAAGACACCTACCCCTAAAGCAAAACTCAAAGATGCAGAAATGGATATGCCTGGATTCCTGGGAAACAAAGGAAAGGTCAGAATGCCAGAAGTTGAGATATCATTGCCAAAAGCAAATATTCCAGAATCTGAGGTATTGTTTCCTAAAACTGAGGTTGATGTATCTGAAGCAGATATCAGAGGTTATGAGGGCAGTTTAAAAATTCCTAAGATGCCAACAATTGACATATCAGTTCCAAAAGTTGATTTGGATGTTTCCTTGCCTAGGTTAAAACTTAATGAAACAGTAGACTCTTCTGACTTACACATTAATAGTAGTAGGGGTACAGTAAATTTTCCCCATGTCAAGATACCTAAAGTAGACATTTCACTTCCTCATGGAAAAACAGGTGACACGGATAACCATGAGGTGGAGATTGGAAGGAAGGGTAAAATAAGAATGCCAGAAGGGGAAATATCATTACCAGATGCAAAACATGACACATCTAATGCTGACACTGAAATCAGAggtaaaatgcaaaaaatgtctGTGCCCAGTCTTGATATATCATTGCCTCatggaaaaacaataaaaaatgatggTCCTGATATAGAATTTGGAGTGAAAATGGCAGACATTACGGTGCCTAAGATAGATGTATTGCTACCTCAGAGAAGCAAAGATGAAAGTCATGCACCTGATTTAGAACTAGAAGGTGGAAAATTAAAAATGCCAGCAACTGATATATCCcttcctaaaataaaatctaaagacGTTGTTCCAGAACTTCAACCAGATTTAGGAAAAGGTAAAGTCATGATCCCTGGAATTAAACTACCAACAATAGATGACTCATTTCCTCATGGTAAAACAGAGGACACTGGTGATCTTGAACTGGGAGTGTGTGGCAAAGAAGGGAAATTTAAGGTTCCTGACATTCCAAAAGTAGATGTATCATCTCAAGGTCAACCAGAGAGTGCAGAGAAAACAGAGGTCAGAAGACAAGGCGGCAACTTTCAATTACCAACAATAACAATACCCAAAGTGGATATATCATTACCAAATGGCAAATCAGATGACCCTCAGGCTTCAGGGTCTGTGGAAGTAGAAGAAGGGCAATGTAAAATTCCTGGTATTAAGATACCACAGGTAGCCATATCATTACCAGAAACTAGAACTGGAGAGATTGATACCAAAGAGGGAGAATCTGGAGGAGGGCATGGAAAATTCACGGTGCCAAATGTTGAAATCCCAAACCTAGATACAAAAATTTCTAGTGATGCAACCATGTCAGATCCTTCCACTGATGCGCAGCTTAAGGTTTCACATAAAGAGGGTAAAATGTTGAGGATGCCTAATGTGGATCTAGAGCTGGATCTGGGCTTATCAAGAGAaggaaaaaagaataaaaagaaaaatgaacttCCAGATCTGGAACCTGCCGCAccgaaagaaaaaataaaagggCCAAAAGTTAAAGGTTCGAAATTTTATATTGGAATGCCAAAATTAAAAGTATCTAGATTAGAAACCAACATAAACAAGTCTAGAAAAACAGATACTAAATTTCTAAAAGGAGGAACTGATGCAAACTTGAAAGCTGATTTACAAGCACCAAAGATTCCTGAGCTTGATTTTGACATTGAGACTGCCCAAGCTGACACTAATAATTCTGAAGAAGATAAAAAGCAGACCGGTAAAGGCAAAATTCCAAAATTTGGGATACCTCTGCCTTCTTTAAGTTCACCAGAAGCCAACATCCGTTCATCTCAGGAAAAAGGTCACTCTGTAAACACAGACTCTGAGGCAGAGTGTGAAAGCCCACATATGCCAAAAGTAAAAAAAGCTGTATTTGTTATGGTGAATCCACAAATGGAGAACACTGCTAGTATAGGTGGTGAAGCAAGTGCAGAAATTGCAGATGAGAAGCTCAAGCAGCCAAAGATCAAAATGAAGCCAAGTTTTGGCAAGTCTCGATCAAATGATAAGGAGAAAGCAATATATTATAAAGATGAGGTGGAAACTGAGGGAAAGTCAAAAACTGGTAAGTTTAAATTGCCAAAAGTGACATTTTCGTCTGGGCAGAGAGGCTCACTTGATGTAACACCAAGTGGGTCTGATGATGGAACGAATCCAAGTCTAAATGGTGATAAAGATGAAAAATCAATGTTTGGAAAGCTTAAAATGCCTAAAGTGGAGTTTTTCTCACCATACTCAAAAGATGCAAGTGAGGAAGAGGAAATGGAAACCAGCCTGAAACTCAGGAAGGAGGCCTTGGGAGAAAGCAAAGAGAGCAACGAGTCGAAAACAATATCAGGCACAATGTCGTTCCCAGGTCTCAGGAAGAAAACAGAGAAGGATGAGGAGGTGAGAAATATTAGTACTATAGTATCCTCGAAAGCAAGGACTGAAATGTTGGCAGAAAGGGAGGGATCAGAGTCTCCAGTACCCACAGTATCAGCTGAATTTGTCTCTGTAACGAAGAGTGAAGAAAGAGAGGAGACTACATGGTTCAAAGTACCCAAGGTCACCCTTAGTCCCCATTCTACCGGCATCCATAATATCACACCAGAAAGCTCTCCAAAAGGAAGCAAGTCCTCTCTTCCTTGCTCTAGTGAGGAAGCCTCTGGAGGATTCTATGTGAAGATGCCAAGCGTTGAGTTTTTGACCCGTGAAATGCCCTCAGAGCCTTTGATTACTAAAACAGAGGGAACTCTTACTGTAGTGACTAAGACAACAAAGTATACAGAAACAAAAAGTACCAGTTTGAAACAGTAA